In the Gammaproteobacteria bacterium genome, AAATGATTACGCATAATTTGCGAAGACTTCCTCGGTAGTACGGCGTTCTCTTTTGTCAATCGCCTTTAATTGCGCCCACTTATGTTCGATGGGATTGAAATCTGGTGAATAAGGGGGTAAATATTCCAGAATATGGCCCGCATTTTTGATGGCTTGTTGAATAGACCTTATCGGAAACCCCCTACCTAGCTCTGCCGGACAACGCAACCTCATGATTTATATTGACTGTGGTGGGTGATGAGGAGGTTTCCGATAAGGTCTATTGCCCATGTGGCTAGCAAAGAGGCCGCTGTTGTGGCGGACACGATGATTTCCTTACTCAAGCCTTTCGCTGATCATGTTCACACTATCACGACCGACAACGGCAAGGAGTTTTCTCAACATCAACGAATCGCCAAGGAACTGAATGCGGGGTTCTATTTCGCACACCCATATTCCTCTTGGGAACGTGGCGCCAATGAGAATATGAATGGACTAATCCGCCAGTTCTTTCCAAAGAAGATGAGTCTTAAATTCATCCCTGAAAAACTTATCCAGAGGGCAAAGGATTTCCTAAATCACCGGCCACGGAAATGCCTCGGGTTCAAAACTCCTTTTGAAGTGTTCAATAATGAGTTACAATCGATTAACCCACCCGTTGCACTTCAAGGTTGAATCCGCCAAAGGTTGAGCGAGGAGCCGTTCAATTCAAACGCGGCCGTG is a window encoding:
- a CDS encoding hypothetical protein (Evidence 5 : Unknown function), with the protein product MRLRCPAELGRGFPIRSIQQAIKNAGHILEYLPPYSPDFNPIEHKWAQLKAIDKRERRTTEEVFANYA
- a CDS encoding transposase, which produces MRRFPIRSIAHVASKEAAVVADTMISLLKPFADHVHTITTDNGKEFSQHQRIAKELNAGFYFAHPYSSWERGANENMNGLIRQFFPKKMSLKFIPEKLIQRAKDFLNHRPRKCLGFKTPFEVFNNELQSINPPVALQG